One Fusobacterium nucleatum genomic window carries:
- a CDS encoding NTP transferase domain-containing protein produces the protein MNAIIIAAGMGTRLNPLTLSTPKPLVKIFEKPMIEKNIEYLLQKGIEEIVIVTGYMKDKFEYLRDKYKEVKLIYNPKYKEYNNIYSFYLIREFLKDS, from the coding sequence ATGAATGCAATAATAATAGCAGCAGGAATGGGAACAAGACTAAATCCTTTGACTTTATCAACTCCAAAGCCTTTGGTAAAAATATTTGAAAAACCTATGATAGAAAAAAACATAGAATATCTTTTACAAAAAGGAATAGAAGAGATTGTTATTGTGACAGGTTATATGAAAGATAAGTTTGAATATCTTAGAGATAAATATAAAGAAGTAAAGCTTATTTATAATCCTAAGTATAAAGAGTATAACAATATATATTCATTTTATTTAATAAGAGAATTTTTAAAAGATTCATAA
- a CDS encoding site-specific integrase, with protein MSAEKEKIKGEYMGRWNARFTIKLLNNKSKRIFKRGFNSKKEALEYEKKVILDNSLGSNIPFKVAVNQYLEFKKLRIKELTYMNMSNILNSITYFDNLLISDITPIQISNFQNDLLRKYKGSSIRTINAYVKMLFTWCVRYKNLTSNPFDMVDRLKLEVSKRMSIITVSEFNQIVEQVNNPDMKLMFKLLFWTGLRIGETRALKINDIDFNNKTISVTKSYTNLSGKSIITTPKTKGSIRVIKIDDVLLSEIKDYIDKVKYILDDNFIFRFNKASYRYNFKNATIKVLGRDLRVHDLRHSHASFLINNGVDILLISKRLGHSNTAMTLNVYSHLYPDRENEAINLINKLKVNK; from the coding sequence ATGAGTGCAGAAAAAGAAAAAATAAAAGGAGAGTATATGGGACGATGGAATGCTAGATTCACAATAAAGCTTTTAAATAACAAAAGTAAGAGAATATTTAAAAGAGGTTTTAACAGTAAAAAAGAAGCCCTAGAATATGAAAAAAAAGTAATCTTAGATAATAGTTTAGGCTCTAATATCCCCTTTAAAGTAGCGGTTAATCAGTATTTAGAATTTAAAAAGCTACGAATAAAGGAACTAACCTATATGAATATGTCAAATATATTAAATAGCATTACATATTTTGATAATCTTTTAATATCTGATATAACACCAATTCAAATAAGCAATTTTCAAAATGATTTACTTAGAAAATATAAAGGCAGCTCAATAAGGACTATAAATGCATATGTTAAAATGTTATTTACCTGGTGTGTGAGATATAAGAATTTAACAAGTAATCCATTTGATATGGTGGATAGATTAAAATTGGAGGTATCTAAAAGAATGAGTATTATAACAGTTAGTGAATTTAATCAAATAGTAGAACAAGTTAATAATCCTGATATGAAGTTAATGTTTAAATTATTATTTTGGACAGGGCTAAGAATTGGAGAGACTAGAGCTCTAAAGATTAATGACATAGATTTTAATAATAAAACTATATCAGTAACAAAGTCATATACTAATTTAAGTGGTAAAAGCATTATAACAACTCCAAAAACAAAAGGAAGTATAAGAGTTATAAAGATTGATGATGTCTTATTGAGTGAGATAAAAGACTATATTGATAAAGTTAAATATATTTTGGATGATAATTTTATATTTAGATTTAATAAGGCAAGTTATAGATATAACTTTAAAAATGCAACTATAAAAGTATTAGGAAGAGATTTGAGAGTCCATGACCTAAGACATAGCCATGCAAGTTTTTTAATTAATAATGGTGTGGATATACTCTTAATATCAAAGAGATTAGGACATAGTAACACAGCAATGACATTAAATGTTTATAGTCATTTGTATCCTGATAGAGAAAATGAGGCTATAAATTTAATAAATAAGCTAAAAGTCAATAAATAA
- a CDS encoding O-antigen ligase family protein, which produces MNTNNKKYEFLNNLIVVSMLVYLFFLSRRGGDTKDIISIFIMFLIAIYSFKNGIKGYLIHKRDIIISVIYLILVSISYFIVDDKGNDKFYVFSHATIFSVGFMLVLLNYKLEDKYIKYVLPILLLISIPSIYNGIIDTYKNLDIISTYRIVGNTSTPKYAAEIGIYLLLGFFSFFYYKKIYIKILLACYTIITLMLAFFTQSRGAFLAIPATIILIFTILDWKKGLIAAIVTFTLVFSLFKYTSKTDKIMVVKRIERSIMTKEKIEKDARYTIFLDGIKEAKNYRIIGKGFFFYKGQKLHSANEKIDHYHNNFIETAVTQGLLTLSVYIIFLINLFMSMLKNYLKENNRLKKYIKLFAISTFVFINFYGLIEVSFYFEKIYQLVFTIIAISFIISNKDY; this is translated from the coding sequence ATGAATACTAATAACAAAAAATATGAATTTTTAAATAATTTGATAGTAGTTTCAATGCTTGTATATCTATTTTTTTTATCTCGTAGAGGTGGAGATACAAAAGATATTATTTCAATATTTATAATGTTTTTAATTGCTATTTATTCTTTTAAAAATGGGATAAAAGGATATCTAATACATAAAAGAGATATTATAATTAGTGTTATATATCTTATTTTAGTCAGTATTTCTTATTTTATTGTTGATGACAAAGGAAATGATAAATTTTATGTTTTTTCGCATGCAACAATATTTAGTGTTGGATTTATGCTAGTTTTATTAAATTATAAATTAGAAGATAAGTATATAAAATATGTATTACCGATACTTTTACTTATTTCAATTCCCTCTATTTATAATGGAATAATAGATACTTATAAAAATTTAGACATCATATCAACTTATAGAATAGTAGGTAATACTTCCACTCCAAAGTATGCTGCTGAAATAGGAATATACCTATTATTAGGATTTTTTTCTTTTTTTTACTATAAAAAAATATATATAAAAATCCTATTAGCCTGTTACACTATAATTACTTTGATGTTAGCATTTTTTACTCAATCAAGAGGGGCTTTTTTAGCAATTCCAGCAACAATAATTTTAATTTTTACTATATTAGATTGGAAAAAAGGTTTAATTGCTGCAATTGTAACTTTTACACTTGTATTTTCTTTGTTTAAATATACAAGTAAAACAGATAAAATTATGGTAGTAAAAAGAATAGAAAGGTCAATTATGACTAAAGAAAAGATAGAAAAAGATGCCAGATATACAATATTTTTAGATGGGATTAAAGAAGCTAAAAATTATAGAATTATTGGAAAAGGATTTTTTTTCTACAAAGGTCAAAAGTTGCACTCAGCCAACGAAAAGATAGATCATTATCATAATAACTTTATAGAAACTGCTGTAACTCAGGGATTATTAACATTAAGTGTATATATTATTTTTTTAATAAATCTTTTTATGAGTATGCTAAAAAATTATTTAAAAGAGAATAATAGATTGAAAAAATATATTAAATTGTTTGCAATTTCTACTTTTGTATTTATTAATTTTTATGGTTTAATTGAAGTAAGTTTTTATTTTGAAAAAATATATCAATTAGTTTTTACTATTATAGCCATAAGTTTTATTATAAGTAACAAGGATTATTGA
- a CDS encoding lipopolysaccharide heptosyltransferase family protein has protein sequence MLKKIWKQKLLDSYVKFFLKEPEINNNIFITSTDGIGDNIIRLNLLEEILNQYGNDKCYILCDIKVVPLLKTIGFKNIIVFTKRMRRYLFGKIKLLKFLYQKGFNKIISLEYDQHDFDIQYFKNLDSYCLDNKFHPEMNQYYKYVISTDFKVTEETIVKAFKILFNKNIVEQDAIPNLRKYYSKKLENMDTLVVGIGAGARNKMLKPNLLCEILKLFVKKKNIKKIIFLGAGDRDQKYLNEIRKYINFTDFNIENLVNKISLEKSIDIISECQYYLGFESGLFHIAASLKIKTYGIFTEINEFSHSNWENVTLFSGSPSILNNDEYFGNPKLNNISLEEIEKLL, from the coding sequence ATGTTAAAAAAAATCTGGAAACAAAAATTATTAGACTCTTATGTAAAATTTTTCTTAAAAGAACCTGAAATTAATAATAATATTTTTATCACTTCTACAGACGGTATTGGAGACAATATAATAAGATTAAATTTACTTGAAGAAATTTTAAATCAATATGGTAATGATAAATGCTATATTCTTTGTGATATAAAAGTAGTTCCTTTGTTAAAAACAATTGGTTTCAAAAATATTATAGTTTTTACTAAAAGAATGAGACGATATTTATTTGGAAAAATAAAGTTATTAAAATTTTTGTATCAAAAAGGATTTAATAAAATTATTTCTTTGGAGTATGATCAGCATGATTTTGATATTCAATATTTTAAAAATTTAGATTCTTATTGTTTAGATAATAAATTTCATCCTGAAATGAATCAATATTATAAATATGTTATTTCAACTGATTTTAAAGTAACTGAAGAAACGATAGTAAAAGCTTTTAAAATTTTATTTAATAAAAATATTGTAGAACAAGATGCTATTCCTAATTTAAGAAAATACTATTCCAAAAAATTAGAAAATATGGATACTTTAGTTGTTGGAATTGGTGCTGGAGCAAGAAACAAAATGCTAAAACCTAATTTACTATGTGAAATTCTTAAGTTATTTGTAAAGAAAAAAAATATAAAAAAAATTATTTTTTTAGGTGCTGGAGATAGAGATCAAAAATATTTAAATGAGATAAGAAAATATATTAATTTTACTGATTTTAATATTGAAAATCTAGTGAATAAAATTTCTCTTGAAAAAAGTATTGATATTATCTCAGAATGTCAATATTATCTTGGATTTGAGTCTGGATTATTTCATATAGCTGCCTCTTTAAAAATTAAGACTTACGGAATTTTTACAGAAATTAATGAATTTTCCCATAGCAATTGGGAAAATGTTACTCTTTTTTCTGGAAGTCCAAGTATTTTAAATAATGATGAATATTTTGGAAATCCTAAATTAAACAATATTTCTCTTGAAGAAATAGAAAAGCTTTTATAA
- a CDS encoding lipopolysaccharide biosynthesis protein, with protein MIKEEDYKGFKIFYCEDKYLEFGKKIIEKDFKTIKILKDSKRNYVSEIEIEGNNFIIKEPRNEYIIPQRKIMTLFKKGEAVSTLININKLIDKYGFKEYARPFLAIVRRKNKMINYSLFLMEKIEGKIEEKNLDVLIELIKKIHKKGFYHGDFNPSNFLNSNGKIFILDTQGKKMFFGNYRAHYDMLTMKIDTYKNMKYPYSKNIFYYFALTVKKFKKLYFVRKIKEFKKKLREKGWKI; from the coding sequence ATGATAAAAGAAGAAGATTATAAAGGATTTAAGATTTTTTACTGTGAGGATAAGTACTTAGAGTTTGGAAAAAAAATAATAGAAAAAGATTTTAAAACAATAAAAATTTTGAAAGATAGTAAAAGAAATTATGTTTCAGAGATAGAAATTGAGGGAAATAATTTTATTATTAAAGAACCAAGAAATGAATATATTATACCTCAAAGAAAAATAATGACACTTTTTAAAAAGGGAGAAGCAGTTAGTACTCTTATAAATATCAACAAATTAATTGATAAATATGGATTTAAGGAGTATGCAAGACCATTTTTAGCTATAGTAAGAAGAAAAAATAAGATGATAAATTATTCTCTTTTTTTAATGGAAAAAATTGAAGGGAAGATAGAAGAAAAAAACTTAGATGTTCTTATAGAATTAATTAAAAAAATTCATAAAAAAGGTTTTTATCATGGAGATTTTAATCCTAGTAATTTTTTAAATTCAAATGGAAAAATTTTTATTTTAGACACTCAAGGTAAAAAAATGTTTTTTGGAAACTATAGAGCTCATTATGATATGTTGACTATGAAAATAGACACATATAAAAATATGAAATATCCATATTCTAAAAATATATTTTATTATTTTGCTTTAACTGTTAAAAAATTTAAAAAACTTTATTTCGTAAGGAAAATTAAGGAATTTAAGAAGAAACTAAGAGAAAAAGGATGGAAAATTTAA
- a CDS encoding DMT family transporter, translated as MDKSYKYGVIAGLFSGITWALYTIINNLITKNIIFNSYIEKMFIPVLVIVFLHDFFSSIWLFFYLWRKRKLFELKRTIKSKNMFLIFLGALFGGPIGMSGYLLGIKYMGASYTASFSCTYLILGTILSVVFLKEKINLKMIIAVLINMAGIFILNFQVNEMDSDKISILGIFSLILCIFGWALEGLIASYILKYKNADTEPSIAIFIRQLTSTVFYSFLIIPYIRAYNLVFIVLKSNIALYIALISVIGSLSFFLWYYSMSIVGVARGISLNISYIIWTIIFEIIVFNVKFQLNFIVASILFIVSVLLIAITPDEKECLSNSIDGKV; from the coding sequence ATGGATAAATCTTACAAATATGGAGTAATTGCAGGGCTTTTTTCGGGGATAACTTGGGCTTTGTATACAATAATTAATAATTTAATTACTAAAAATATTATTTTTAATTCTTATATAGAAAAAATGTTTATTCCTGTATTAGTAATAGTATTTTTACATGATTTTTTTTCATCAATATGGCTTTTCTTTTATTTATGGAGAAAAAGAAAGTTATTTGAATTAAAAAGAACTATAAAATCTAAAAATATGTTTTTAATTTTTTTAGGTGCATTATTTGGTGGACCCATAGGTATGAGTGGCTATCTTTTAGGAATAAAATATATGGGAGCATCCTATACAGCTTCATTTTCTTGCACATATTTAATCCTAGGAACTATCTTATCAGTAGTTTTTTTGAAAGAAAAAATAAATTTAAAGATGATTATAGCTGTATTAATAAATATGGCAGGAATATTTATATTAAATTTTCAGGTAAATGAAATGGATTCAGATAAGATTTCTATATTAGGTATATTTTCTTTAATATTATGTATTTTTGGATGGGCTTTGGAAGGTTTAATAGCTTCTTATATTTTAAAATATAAGAATGCAGACACAGAACCTAGTATTGCTATTTTCATAAGGCAATTAACATCGACAGTATTTTATAGTTTTTTGATTATACCATATATAAGGGCTTATAATTTGGTTTTCATAGTTCTTAAATCCAACATTGCTTTATATATAGCTTTAATTTCAGTAATAGGTTCTCTATCATTTTTCTTGTGGTATTATTCTATGTCTATCGTAGGAGTTGCAAGAGGAATTTCTTTAAATATCAGTTATATTATATGGACTATAATTTTTGAGATAATTGTATTTAATGTAAAATTTCAATTAAATTTTATAGTAGCAAGTATTTTATTTATAGTGAGTGTTCTTTTAATTGCTATAACACCTGACGAAAAAGAGTGTTTGTCAAATAGTATTGATGGAAAAGTTTAG
- a CDS encoding glycosyltransferase encodes MKKKVLFYNGSLRMGGIERVLVEVLQNIDKSKIDIDLVIEDGTKTLNVFEKDIPKEIEIFYLKSEKLIKITDSFRRKKKNIFYKIIYNLLMNYESYVKKSNLKKLVKNKKYDVVIDFDMGLSKYVRMIDVDKKIAWVHASIKNWYEKESRITRLGKRLQQYNNIVTICDEMKEETANLFPFLKDKLLRIYNPFNFNRILTLSEENVENVYYKENFIIAIARLTTHQKDFPTLIKGFKRAKELGGIAEKLLILGDGPDREKIEKMIANENMEKDIILLGSIKNPYPWLKQAKIFVHSSKYEGLPTVLIEALILNKKVISSSCPTGPKEILENGRIGDLYEIGDYEKLAYYIIESLKNSSLNKELIEKEIQKFSREEVIKDYEKLILN; translated from the coding sequence ATGAAAAAAAAAGTATTATTTTATAATGGAAGTCTAAGAATGGGAGGAATAGAAAGAGTTTTAGTAGAAGTTTTACAAAATATAGATAAGAGTAAGATAGATATTGATTTAGTGATAGAAGATGGTACTAAAACTTTAAATGTTTTTGAAAAAGATATACCAAAAGAAATAGAAATTTTTTATTTAAAATCAGAAAAATTAATAAAAATTACTGATTCTTTCAGAAGAAAAAAGAAAAATATATTCTATAAAATAATTTATAACTTATTGATGAATTATGAGAGTTATGTTAAAAAGTCTAATCTAAAAAAATTAGTAAAGAATAAGAAATATGATGTGGTTATAGATTTTGATATGGGACTTTCAAAATATGTAAGAATGATAGATGTTGATAAAAAGATAGCTTGGGTTCATGCTTCTATTAAAAATTGGTATGAAAAAGAAAGTAGAATAACAAGATTAGGAAAAAGATTGCAACAATATAATAACATAGTTACAATATGTGATGAAATGAAAGAAGAAACAGCTAATTTATTTCCTTTTTTGAAAGATAAGTTATTGAGAATTTACAATCCATTTAACTTTAATAGAATTTTAACTTTATCAGAAGAAAATGTTGAAAATGTATATTATAAAGAAAATTTTATTATAGCAATTGCTAGATTAACAACTCATCAAAAAGATTTTCCAACATTAATTAAAGGCTTTAAGAGAGCAAAAGAATTAGGAGGAATAGCTGAAAAATTACTAATTCTTGGTGATGGACCTGACAGAGAGAAAATTGAAAAGATGATTGCAAATGAAAATATGGAAAAAGATATAATTTTATTGGGAAGTATAAAAAACCCTTACCCTTGGTTAAAACAAGCAAAAATATTTGTTCATAGTTCAAAGTATGAAGGGTTACCAACTGTATTAATTGAAGCCTTAATTTTAAATAAAAAGGTAATTTCAAGTTCTTGTCCAACTGGACCAAAGGAAATTTTAGAAAATGGAAGAATTGGAGATTTATATGAAATTGGTGATTATGAAAAACTTGCTTATTATATTATTGAATCTTTAAAAAATAGTAGTCTAAATAAAGAGTTAATAGAAAAAGAGATTCAAAAGTTTAGTAGAGAAGAAGTGATTAAAGATTATGAAAAATTAATTTTAAATTAG
- a CDS encoding phosphotransferase gives MGTRLNPLTLSTPKPLVKIFEKPMIEKNIEYLLQKGIEEIVIVTGYMKDKFEYLRDKYKEVKLIYNPKYKEYNNIYSFYLIREFLKDSYILDGDIYLTRNIFKKDIDESKYFSKKINMFNNEWQLLLNNDGKIRKIEIGGSENYIMSGISFFTDEDCQKLKKIVEIYVKDEIKLKKYYWDHIIKENIHKFDIGIEKIKDNVIYEIDSLEELIELDKSYKDILPINSFQNEIQKIKEILISNLKIDLKDIGDIQFIGGMTNKNYLIEINSKKYVLRKPGEGTESIINRYNEKNNLKLISTINIDSNLYFFDEKSGIKLSEYINNSEMLTPSNAKYNLKKVAVILKKLHNSQIIFPNIFDPFKEMKRYEELINKENGKFYDGYLELKKDVFKLKEILKSFNIELVSCHNDTVPENFLKKEDSLFLIDWEYSGLNDPIWDLAAFSIESNLSDDEEKELLDYYFENNINSTVKIRMEIHKICQDFLWSIWTIFKEMNGVSFGEYGIKRLISAQKRLEDLKLWINLTNME, from the coding sequence ATGGGAACAAGACTAAATCCTTTGACTTTATCAACTCCAAAGCCTTTGGTAAAAATATTTGAAAAACCTATGATAGAAAAAAACATAGAATATCTTTTACAAAAAGGAATAGAAGAGATTGTTATTGTGACAGGTTATATGAAAGATAAGTTTGAATATCTTAGAGATAAATATAAAGAAGTAAAGCTTATTTATAATCCTAAGTATAAAGAGTATAACAATATATATTCATTTTATTTAATAAGAGAATTTTTAAAAGATTCATATATTTTAGATGGTGATATTTACTTAACAAGGAATATTTTCAAAAAGGATATAGATGAATCAAAATATTTTTCTAAAAAAATAAATATGTTTAATAATGAATGGCAGTTACTGTTAAATAATGATGGAAAAATAAGAAAAATAGAAATAGGTGGTTCAGAAAACTATATTATGTCAGGTATTTCATTTTTTACAGATGAAGATTGTCAAAAATTAAAAAAAATCGTTGAAATCTATGTGAAAGATGAAATAAAATTAAAAAAATATTATTGGGATCATATAATTAAAGAAAATATTCATAAATTTGATATAGGTATTGAAAAAATTAAAGATAATGTAATTTATGAAATTGACAGTTTAGAAGAACTTATTGAACTAGATAAAAGTTATAAAGATATTTTACCAATTAATTCTTTTCAAAATGAAATACAAAAAATAAAAGAGATCTTAATATCAAACTTAAAAATTGATTTAAAAGATATAGGGGATATTCAATTTATTGGAGGAATGACAAATAAAAATTATCTAATTGAAATAAATTCAAAAAAATATGTTTTAAGAAAACCTGGTGAAGGAACTGAAAGTATAATAAACAGATATAATGAAAAGAATAATTTAAAGTTGATATCAACAATAAACATAGATTCTAATTTATATTTTTTTGATGAAAAAAGTGGAATTAAATTATCTGAATATATAAATAATTCAGAAATGTTAACACCTAGTAATGCAAAATATAATTTGAAGAAAGTTGCTGTTATTCTAAAAAAATTACATAATTCTCAAATAATATTTCCAAATATATTTGACCCTTTTAAAGAAATGAAAAGATATGAGGAATTAATAAATAAAGAAAATGGTAAATTTTATGATGGCTATTTAGAATTAAAAAAAGATGTTTTTAAATTAAAAGAAATTTTAAAATCTTTTAATATAGAATTAGTTTCTTGCCATAATGATACTGTTCCTGAAAATTTTTTAAAAAAAGAAGATAGTTTATTTCTAATTGACTGGGAATACTCAGGATTAAATGATCCTATATGGGATTTAGCAGCATTTTCAATAGAGTCTAATTTATCAGATGATGAAGAAAAAGAACTTTTAGATTATTACTTTGAAAATAATATAAATTCAACTGTTAAGATAAGAATGGAAATTCATAAGATTTGTCAGGATTTTTTGTGGAGTATATGGACAATATTTAAAGAAATGAATGGTGTCTCTTTTGGAGAATATGGAATAAAAAGACTAATTAGTGCCCAAAAAAGGTTGGAGGATTTAAAATTATGGATAAATCTTACAAATATGGAGTAA